The following proteins come from a genomic window of Hemitrygon akajei unplaced genomic scaffold, sHemAka1.3 Scf000099, whole genome shotgun sequence:
- the LOC140723041 gene encoding uncharacterized protein — translation MAHQRGHTRGQPFTCTVCGKGFTQSSHLLSHQRVHTGEKLFTCSECGKGFILSSYLQRHQRVHTGERPFTCSDCGKGFTQSSNLLSHQRVHTGEKPFTCSDCGKGFTQSSTLQSHQRVHTGEKPFTCSDCGKGFTRSTHLLRHQQVHTGEKPFTCSVCGKRFTQSSHLQSHQLVHTGEKPFTCSVCGKRFTDSSTRQKHQRRVHTS, via the coding sequence atggcacaccaacgtggtcacaccagggggcagccattcacctgcacagtctgcgggaagggattcactcagtcatcccatctactgagtcatcagcgagttcacactggggagaagctgttcacctgctcagaatgtgggaagggattcatactgtcatcctacctacagagacaccagcgagttcacactggggagaggccattcacctgctcagactgtgggaagggattcactcagtcatccaacctactgagtcatcagcgagttcacactggggagaagccattcacctgctcagactgtgggaagggattcactcagtcatccaccctccagagtcatcagcgagttcacactggggagaagccgttcacctgctcagactgtggaaagggattcactcggtcaacccacctactgagacatcagcaagttcacactggggagaagccattcacctgctcagtctgtgggaagagattcactcagtcatcccacctgcagagtcaccagttagttcacactggggagaagccgttcacctgctcagtctgtgggaagagattcactgattcatccacccggcagaaacatcagcga